A single window of Syntrophus aciditrophicus SB DNA harbors:
- a CDS encoding fructose 1,6-bisphosphatase, whose product MCGFHHGTLMPGVFHAANLSRFDGSPRVIAAGFQVCDGKLSARRDFFCVEREQTRVKKETPSTRVSFFRPAARIN is encoded by the coding sequence ATGTGCGGCTTTCATCATGGGACGCTCATGCCCGGAGTATTTCATGCGGCCAATCTTTCAAGATTTGACGGCTCGCCCCGCGTCATTGCCGCCGGGTTTCAAGTGTGTGACGGTAAACTGAGCGCCCGGCGGGACTTCTTCTGCGTCGAGAGGGAACAGACACGGGTAAAAAAAGAGACCCCGTCGACTCGGGTCTCTTTTTTTCGTCCTGCCGCCCGGATAAATTAA
- a CDS encoding Glu/Leu/Phe/Val family dehydrogenase, translating into MEDKSYNPFVHAQAQFDKVAAIIGLDEATRDLLRQPMREHHVLIPVRMDDGTTKIFKGFRVMHNDARGPAKGGIRFHPQETADTVRALAMWMTWKCAVVNIPLGGGKGGVICDPHNLTETEQERLCRGWIRNLAKEMGPCIDVPAPDVMTNAKHMLWMLDEFEAIHGGKYPGFITGKPIEMGGSLGRTEATGFGTIYVLREALKDLGIKPENTSISIQGFGNVSQFAARKFSELGGKIAAVSCWDNADKTSHTYFKKDGLDVDMLASITNTFGCINKEKAVAAGYEILPGDAWVEQDVDILMPAALENQITSANVNRISEKVKVLLEGANGPTAPEADEVIRARGIFLLPDFLANAGGVTCSYFEQVQSNMNYYWEKDEVLERLDAKMTSAYRAVQDLARSKGLYMRDAAYVIAINRVAQAVKMRGWV; encoded by the coding sequence ATGGAAGACAAATCTTATAACCCGTTTGTACATGCCCAGGCGCAATTTGACAAGGTAGCTGCGATTATCGGTCTCGATGAGGCAACCCGCGATTTGCTGAGACAGCCCATGAGGGAACACCATGTACTCATTCCCGTGCGCATGGACGATGGGACTACAAAGATATTCAAGGGATTCCGTGTCATGCACAACGACGCGAGAGGACCGGCGAAAGGAGGCATTCGTTTTCACCCTCAGGAAACTGCAGATACCGTCCGCGCCCTTGCAATGTGGATGACCTGGAAGTGCGCGGTGGTTAATATCCCTCTCGGCGGAGGCAAGGGAGGCGTTATATGCGACCCCCATAACCTGACCGAAACCGAGCAGGAACGGTTGTGCAGGGGATGGATAAGGAATCTCGCGAAAGAAATGGGACCATGCATTGACGTGCCGGCCCCCGATGTCATGACGAACGCAAAGCATATGTTATGGATGCTCGATGAGTTTGAAGCCATTCACGGGGGTAAATATCCCGGGTTTATAACCGGAAAGCCGATAGAAATGGGTGGTTCGCTGGGAAGGACGGAAGCCACCGGATTTGGAACCATCTATGTATTGCGGGAAGCGCTGAAAGACCTCGGAATCAAACCGGAAAACACGAGCATCAGCATCCAGGGCTTCGGTAACGTATCGCAGTTCGCAGCCAGAAAGTTCAGTGAGCTCGGAGGAAAAATCGCCGCAGTTTCCTGCTGGGACAATGCGGATAAAACCTCTCACACCTATTTCAAAAAAGACGGTCTGGATGTGGATATGCTTGCGTCTATTACCAATACCTTCGGATGCATCAATAAGGAAAAGGCTGTTGCCGCAGGTTATGAAATTCTACCCGGTGATGCATGGGTTGAACAGGATGTCGACATTCTCATGCCTGCCGCACTGGAAAACCAGATTACGTCGGCGAACGTGAACCGGATAAGCGAAAAGGTCAAAGTCCTCCTTGAAGGCGCCAACGGGCCAACCGCTCCTGAGGCGGACGAAGTGATAAGGGCGCGCGGCATTTTTCTTCTCCCCGATTTTCTTGCAAATGCCGGCGGTGTCACATGCAGCTATTTCGAGCAAGTGCAGTCAAACATGAACTACTACTGGGAAAAAGATGAAGTACTGGAGAGGCTCGATGCAAAAATGACATCGGCTTACCGGGCTGTTCAGGATCTTGCGCGGAGCAAAGGCCTGTATATGCGGGACGCCGCCTATGTCATAGCTATCAACCGGGTGGCCCAGGCTGTCAAGATGAGGGGCTGGGTATAG
- a CDS encoding methyl-accepting chemotaxis protein, producing the protein MKMKLGTKLLTGGLLVVAIPLIVIGIASIYIAKDSISTIAHDEMANVSNALASNIDLGLTEEMRRSQDISFSNSAVAAAEKVAKAGKEDSQSEIALVQRELTRIREAAGDRYETIVLFGTDGIVFADAVQGRDHGIDASDRDYFKKAMQGKCNLSDVVRSKATGNLICMAACPIFSEKSRKIVGVAGCAINVSFLTELVDKVKIGQTGYSVLLNREGVVLAHPNKENILTLNYKSLKGKGIDLLGKKIASQESGMVEYEFQGVDKVGAFTNIKTTGWTAFTSIPRDELFKPAVFTGNLIAVVGFISLLLAAAFFYFFSRSLTRPLEKVVSAAEQIAEGDLSVQISDENRQDEIGMLARAFMKMTQSLQEKAGVLQQIAAGNLTVEMKTPSDRDVMGKAFAAMISALRAEMQSIREAVNVIASSATQISASTTELASAASQTASAVSETTSTVEEVKQTAHLSTQKATHVFDSAQKATEVSQQGRKAIDLAVEGMNFIRTQTDSISESIVKLSERSQAIGEIIATVNDIADQSNLLAVNAAIEAAKAGDQGKGFAVVAQEVRNLAEQSKQATSQVRTILNEIQKAVGEAVMSTEQEIKAVEAGMRQTSEAGNSFRRLSDTIEESAQAATQITASSQQQLVGMDQVVLAITNINQASSQNVAGAKQVETAAQNLHDLGQQLKQLIDRYRL; encoded by the coding sequence ATGAAAATGAAACTGGGGACAAAACTGCTGACAGGAGGCCTTCTGGTTGTTGCGATTCCCTTGATTGTGATCGGCATTGCCTCGATTTACATAGCGAAGGACAGCATTTCGACCATTGCGCATGACGAGATGGCGAATGTTTCCAATGCCTTGGCCAGCAACATCGATCTGGGGCTGACGGAGGAAATGCGTCGTTCCCAGGATATTTCTTTTTCCAACAGTGCAGTGGCTGCGGCAGAGAAAGTGGCGAAGGCAGGAAAAGAAGACAGCCAAAGTGAAATCGCCCTTGTACAGCGGGAACTTACCAGGATTCGAGAGGCCGCTGGAGACCGCTATGAAACCATCGTTCTGTTCGGAACGGACGGGATTGTCTTCGCAGATGCTGTTCAGGGCAGGGATCACGGGATTGATGCCTCGGATCGGGATTATTTCAAGAAGGCGATGCAGGGGAAGTGCAATTTGAGTGACGTGGTCAGGTCCAAGGCCACGGGCAATCTGATATGCATGGCCGCCTGTCCGATTTTTTCTGAAAAAAGCAGGAAAATTGTCGGCGTGGCGGGTTGCGCGATCAACGTCAGCTTCCTGACCGAACTGGTGGATAAGGTAAAGATCGGCCAGACAGGGTATTCCGTACTCCTGAACAGGGAAGGGGTGGTGCTGGCTCATCCCAACAAGGAAAACATCCTTACACTGAATTATAAGAGCCTCAAGGGCAAGGGAATTGACCTTCTTGGTAAAAAAATAGCGAGTCAGGAATCTGGCATGGTGGAGTATGAATTCCAGGGGGTGGATAAGGTGGGTGCTTTTACCAACATAAAAACCACGGGCTGGACGGCTTTCACCTCGATTCCACGTGATGAACTGTTTAAGCCGGCTGTCTTCACCGGGAATCTCATTGCCGTTGTCGGTTTCATCTCCCTGCTTCTGGCTGCAGCCTTTTTCTATTTCTTTTCCCGCAGCCTGACCCGGCCGCTGGAGAAGGTGGTTTCCGCGGCGGAGCAGATAGCCGAAGGCGATCTCAGTGTGCAGATTTCAGATGAGAACCGCCAGGATGAAATCGGTATGCTGGCGCGGGCCTTCATGAAGATGACGCAGTCCCTGCAGGAGAAGGCCGGGGTGCTTCAGCAGATAGCCGCCGGGAACCTCACGGTTGAGATGAAGACCCCTTCTGACCGGGATGTCATGGGCAAGGCCTTCGCCGCCATGATCAGCGCCCTGCGTGCCGAGATGCAGAGCATCCGGGAGGCGGTCAATGTCATTGCCTCTTCGGCCACACAGATTTCCGCATCGACGACGGAACTGGCCTCTGCAGCCAGTCAGACGGCTTCGGCGGTCAGCGAAACCACGTCGACCGTTGAGGAGGTCAAACAAACCGCTCATCTGTCGACCCAAAAGGCAACGCATGTCTTTGACAGCGCACAGAAGGCCACGGAGGTCTCTCAGCAGGGCCGCAAGGCCATCGATCTGGCCGTGGAAGGAATGAATTTCATCCGGACTCAGACCGATTCCATTTCTGAAAGCATTGTGAAATTGAGTGAGCGCAGTCAGGCTATCGGAGAAATCATTGCCACCGTTAACGATATCGCGGACCAGTCCAATCTGCTGGCGGTCAATGCGGCCATCGAGGCGGCCAAGGCCGGCGATCAGGGGAAGGGGTTTGCCGTGGTCGCTCAGGAAGTGAGGAACCTGGCGGAGCAGTCCAAGCAGGCGACATCGCAGGTCAGGACCATCCTGAATGAAATCCAGAAGGCCGTAGGCGAGGCCGTGATGTCCACGGAGCAGGAGATCAAGGCCGTGGAGGCGGGGATGAGGCAGACCTCCGAGGCGGGAAATTCCTTCCGTCGTCTGTCGGATACGATTGAAGAGTCGGCTCAGGCGGCGACCCAGATTACCGCGTCCAGCCAGCAGCAGCTTGTGGGGATGGACCAGGTTGTGCTGGCGATTACAAACATCAATCAGGCCAGCTCACAGAATGTTGCCGGGGCTAAGCAGGTGGAGACCGCGGCTCAGAACCTCCATGATCTGGGACAGCAGCTCAAGCAGCTTATTGATCGATACAGGCTCTAA
- a CDS encoding CBS domain-containing protein, which yields MPIGEICNREVVIVRKEDSILEAAKLMREYHVGDVVVVDDREGRVIPLGILTDRDIVVELIAKEVPLDSVSVQDVMSEDLISASENRGVWDTIQCMRARGIRRIVVVDDGGGLVGILSIDDLLELLSGELSDLAKLSMKEWDREKETRG from the coding sequence ATGCCGATCGGAGAAATATGCAACCGCGAAGTGGTCATAGTCAGGAAGGAAGACAGCATTCTGGAGGCGGCGAAACTCATGCGGGAATATCATGTTGGAGATGTCGTCGTCGTGGATGACCGGGAAGGGCGGGTTATCCCTCTGGGGATTCTGACCGATCGCGATATCGTCGTGGAACTCATCGCCAAGGAAGTGCCGCTGGACAGTGTTTCTGTACAGGACGTGATGAGTGAGGACCTGATTTCCGCGTCGGAGAATCGCGGGGTCTGGGATACCATCCAATGCATGCGGGCAAGAGGCATCAGGCGGATCGTCGTCGTTGATGACGGGGGCGGCCTTGTGGGGATACTCTCAATTGATGATCTGCTCGAGTTGCTTTCCGGTGAGCTGTCTGATCTGGCGAAGCTTTCCATGAAAGAGTGGGACAGGGAAAAAGAAACCAGGGGCTGA
- the amrS gene encoding AmmeMemoRadiSam system radical SAM enzyme, translated as MKEAMLYEKMGDGKVQCCLCSHRCQIAPGKRGICAVRENRDGTLYSLVYGKIITEQIDPIEKKPLFNFHPGSRSYSVATVGCNFRCMHCQNYNISQHPKEYPDIPGEETTPEEIVKAAEHARCRSISYTYTEPTIFFEFAYDCARLAKEKGIKNVFVSNGYTTPEATRIIAPYLDANNIDLKGDDTFYRKICGARQQPVLDTIKLMKELGVWVEITTLIIPNHNDSEEFLNWAAGFIKSVDADIPWHVTQFYPTYKLLDQPRTPVSTLRRAREIGLKAGLKYVYEGNIPGEGGENSYCPACGELLIERFGFSLGAIKMKNSRCANCGSHIAGVGMP; from the coding sequence ATGAAAGAAGCGATGCTTTATGAAAAAATGGGCGATGGCAAGGTCCAGTGCTGTCTCTGCAGTCACCGCTGTCAGATTGCTCCCGGCAAACGAGGGATATGCGCGGTCAGGGAAAATCGGGACGGCACGCTGTACAGCCTTGTCTACGGCAAAATCATCACGGAGCAGATCGATCCCATCGAGAAAAAACCCCTGTTCAACTTTCATCCGGGGTCAAGGTCATACTCTGTCGCGACGGTCGGTTGCAACTTCCGGTGCATGCATTGTCAGAATTACAACATTTCTCAGCATCCCAAAGAGTATCCGGACATTCCCGGAGAAGAAACAACCCCCGAAGAGATCGTAAAGGCGGCGGAACATGCGCGCTGTCGCAGCATTTCTTATACCTATACCGAACCCACAATATTTTTCGAGTTTGCCTACGATTGCGCGAGGCTGGCGAAAGAAAAGGGAATCAAGAATGTTTTCGTGAGTAACGGTTATACAACGCCTGAGGCCACCCGGATCATCGCCCCTTATCTCGATGCCAACAACATCGATCTGAAAGGGGATGACACTTTTTATCGGAAGATCTGTGGGGCGAGACAGCAACCCGTGCTGGACACCATCAAACTCATGAAGGAACTGGGAGTCTGGGTGGAAATAACGACCCTCATCATTCCCAATCATAATGACTCGGAGGAATTTCTGAATTGGGCAGCCGGCTTCATCAAATCCGTCGATGCTGATATTCCGTGGCATGTGACCCAGTTTTATCCCACATACAAGCTGCTGGATCAGCCGCGCACGCCCGTCAGCACATTGAGAAGGGCAAGGGAGATCGGATTGAAGGCCGGGTTGAAGTACGTTTATGAGGGCAATATTCCGGGCGAAGGCGGGGAAAATTCGTATTGTCCTGCCTGTGGAGAATTGCTTATCGAGAGATTCGGCTTTTCCCTGGGCGCCATAAAGATGAAAAACTCCAGATGCGCTAACTGCGGATCACACATCGCGGGCGTCGGAATGCCATGA